One Malania oleifera isolate guangnan ecotype guangnan chromosome 10, ASM2987363v1, whole genome shotgun sequence genomic region harbors:
- the LOC131165486 gene encoding uncharacterized protein LOC131165486 isoform X1: protein MKNNLNSVAGAAITTDVPLLRSRDEEEGGSGSGRNHGRSREGRPKQPWKGEFVKSVVYAGLDAIVTCFSLISSISAGHLSSVDVLVLGFANLVADGISMGFGDFVSSSTEKDVAAKERAVTEWDVIYEGRSQRDELLRRYQALGMDADDATAVVNIFAKYKDRLVEEKMVAEKGMVPPDEAEKPWKNGVVTLGAFLVFGSAPLLSFIVLIPFTHSDKVKFVGACVMSALALALLGIAKAKIAGQNYVLSAAVTLFNGAVAAAAAYAIGWTLRNVAGLQD, encoded by the exons ATGAAGAATAATTTGAACTCCGTCGCCGGCGCCGCCATTACCACCGACGTCCCTTTACTCAGATCGCGCgatgaagaagaaggaggaagTGGATCAGGACGTAATCATGGGAGATCGAGAGAAGGTCGACCGAAACAGCCGTGGAAGGGAGAGTTCGTGAAGAGCGTTGTGTACGCCGGCCTCGACGCCATCGTCACCTGTTTCTCCCTCATATCCTCCATCTCCGCCGGCCACCTCTCCTCCG TGGACGTGCTGGTGCTGGGTTTTGCAAATCTGGTGGCGGATGGGATCTCGATGGGGTTCGGAGATTTTGTGTCGAGCAGCACGGAGAAGGACGTGGCGGCCAAGGAGAGGGCTGTGACGGAGTGGGACGTCATCTACGAAGGCCGGTCGCAACGGGACGAATTACTTCGCCGGTATCAAGCCCTTGGCATGGACGCCGACGATGCCACCGCG GTGGTGAATATATTTGCAAAGTACAAGGACAGACTGGTGGAGGAGAAGATGGTGGCGGAGAAAGGGATGGTGCCGCCGGACGAAGCAGAGAAGCCATGGAAAAACGGCGTCGTAACGTTGGGGGCGTTCCTTGTGTTTGGGAGTGCGCCTCTGCTGTCATTCATTGTGTTGATTCCTTTCACTCACAGCGACAAGGTGAAGTTCGTGGGGGCGTGCGTGATGTCGGCGCTGGCCCTGGCGCTTCTGGGGATAGCCAAAGCAAAGATCGCCGGTCAGAATTACGTGTTGTCGGCGGCGGTTACCCTCTTCAATGGTGCGGTTGCTGCCGCCGCTGCCTATGCCATTGGCTGGACGCTTAGGAATGTGGCTGGCCTACAGGACTAA
- the LOC131165486 gene encoding uncharacterized protein LOC131165486 isoform X2, with protein sequence MKNNLNSVAGAAITTDVPLLRSRDEEEGGSGSGRNHGRSREGRPKQPWKGEFVKSVVYAGLDAIVTCFSLISSISAGHLSSDFVSSSTEKDVAAKERAVTEWDVIYEGRSQRDELLRRYQALGMDADDATAVVNIFAKYKDRLVEEKMVAEKGMVPPDEAEKPWKNGVVTLGAFLVFGSAPLLSFIVLIPFTHSDKVKFVGACVMSALALALLGIAKAKIAGQNYVLSAAVTLFNGAVAAAAAYAIGWTLRNVAGLQD encoded by the exons ATGAAGAATAATTTGAACTCCGTCGCCGGCGCCGCCATTACCACCGACGTCCCTTTACTCAGATCGCGCgatgaagaagaaggaggaagTGGATCAGGACGTAATCATGGGAGATCGAGAGAAGGTCGACCGAAACAGCCGTGGAAGGGAGAGTTCGTGAAGAGCGTTGTGTACGCCGGCCTCGACGCCATCGTCACCTGTTTCTCCCTCATATCCTCCATCTCCGCCGGCCACCTCTCCTCCG ATTTTGTGTCGAGCAGCACGGAGAAGGACGTGGCGGCCAAGGAGAGGGCTGTGACGGAGTGGGACGTCATCTACGAAGGCCGGTCGCAACGGGACGAATTACTTCGCCGGTATCAAGCCCTTGGCATGGACGCCGACGATGCCACCGCG GTGGTGAATATATTTGCAAAGTACAAGGACAGACTGGTGGAGGAGAAGATGGTGGCGGAGAAAGGGATGGTGCCGCCGGACGAAGCAGAGAAGCCATGGAAAAACGGCGTCGTAACGTTGGGGGCGTTCCTTGTGTTTGGGAGTGCGCCTCTGCTGTCATTCATTGTGTTGATTCCTTTCACTCACAGCGACAAGGTGAAGTTCGTGGGGGCGTGCGTGATGTCGGCGCTGGCCCTGGCGCTTCTGGGGATAGCCAAAGCAAAGATCGCCGGTCAGAATTACGTGTTGTCGGCGGCGGTTACCCTCTTCAATGGTGCGGTTGCTGCCGCCGCTGCCTATGCCATTGGCTGGACGCTTAGGAATGTGGCTGGCCTACAGGACTAA